A genomic window from Motacilla alba alba isolate MOTALB_02 chromosome 2, Motacilla_alba_V1.0_pri, whole genome shotgun sequence includes:
- the TNFRSF11A gene encoding tumor necrosis factor receptor superfamily member 11A isoform X1 — MLRGRKGRKRSSQLKCASLRCRGAGAWLEGSSFPSVAGKGATGGGRDAHPDMPVPSGCWLLLLCLAAAGKQLSLQITPPCESEQHYEYSGRCCRKCEPGKYLSARCTATSDSVCQPCGPNEYMDVWNEEDKCLLHKICDQGKALREVNPGNSTFQRQCACTMGYHWNEDCDCCQRNTMCAPGLGVKPPLQQDRDTMCIPCPKGYFSKVSSSTDECKSWTNCTALGMEESVPGTDKSDAVCKERKMPEPSEDGTNRILYVLIVILFFVTLIGIVVFIVYYKKKGKKLTADLQNWANEVCSQIKRTKELPRDALVTVNITNAPVPQTAEGTCLLVPSGSSVPGKSCCTSGHSPCRNESPSTEPCEAGEFSVVTETDDYQFPPVPTEDEYMDKDLNNTDYLSLLSQTASKTVSSFPEPVEAGENDSLNQYFSGIGSTEDVSVSQGFHPPSNTDGAHIATDQFLQKSCQHAHSCPKETGNKDTDHFATNCDSEKICVRCGVLYRESPQKCYKPCRAAPDSTSTSSETGSCAQCTCGLNFLSAGQSTLANNLGMEDAPSDSTNMKYQNTNRSTSGTHRSTSGTNSSTSDLPPASGNVTGNSNSTFISSGQVMNFKGDIIVVYLSQNSQEGTTASSGLSEENVGSPVQEENLSRCETFAGNAQHYKEKCAELQGARLAPGSGGPRWPGGSLAQEWGPSCGGQASQPVQEEGKLGHFSEKVLN; from the exons ATG ctgagaggaaggaaaggaagaaagagaagtagTCAGCTCAAATGCGCCTCGCTGCGCTGCCGGGGCGCGGGGGCTTGGCTGGAAGGATCTAGTTTCCCTTCGGTGGCAGGAAAAGGAGCCACGGGAGGAGGCAGAGACGCACACCCAGACATGCCCGTCCCGTCAGGCTGCTGGCTTCTTCTCCTGTGCCTCGCTGCCGCTGGCAAACAG ctgtcaCTACAAATCACTCCACCGTGTGAGAGCGAACAACACTATGAGTACTCTGGACGGTGCTGCAGGAAGTGTGAGCCAG GGAAGTATTTGTCAGCTAGATGCACTGCTACTTCTGATAGTGTGTGCCAGCCGTGTGGCCCGAACGAGTATATGGATGTCTGGAATGAAGAAGATAAATGCTTACTACATAAAATATGTGATCAAG ggAAGGCCTTGAGAGAAGTGAACCCAGGGAACAGCACGTTCCAGCGGCAGTGTGCTTGTACGATGGGCTACCACTGGAACGAGGACTGCGACTGCTGCCAGCGAAATACCATGTGTGCTCCTGGACTTGGAGTCAAGCCTCCTC TGCAACAAGACAGGGACACAATGTGCATACCATGTCCCAAAGGCTACTTCTCTAAGGTCTCTTCATCCACCGACGAGTGTAAATCCTGGACCAA CTGTACAGCTCTAGGAATGGAGGAAAGTGTGCCTGGGACTGACAAGTCTGATGCAGTTTGTAAAGAACGGAAGATGCCTGAGCCATCAGAAGATG GAACAAACAGGATCTTGTACGTGTTGATTGTCATCTTGTTTTTCGTGACACTAATTGGCATTGTCGTCTTCATTGTATACTAcaagaagaaggggaagaagctGACAG CAGATCTACAGAACTGGGCTAATGAAGTGTGCAgccaaataaaaagaacaaag gaACTCCCCAGAGATGCACTTGTTACTGTGAACATCACAAATGCTCCTGTCCCCCAGACTGCTGAAGGCACATGTCTCCTGGTCCCCTCGGGCTCTTCTGTCCCTGGAAAATCGTGCTGCACCTCTGGTCACTCTCCTTGCAGGAATGagagccccagcacagagccttgTGAGGCAGGAGAGTTTTCTGTGGTAACCGAGACTGATGATTACCAATTCCCACCAGTTCCCACGGAAGACGAGTACATGGATAAGGATCTCAATAACACTGATTATTTATCTTTACTAAGCCAGACTGCCAGTAAAACGGTGTCATCATTTCCAGAACCAGTGGAGGCAGGGGAGAATGACAGCTTGAACCAGTACTTTTCAGGTATCGGGAGCACAGAGGATGTATCAGTCTCTCAAGGCTTTCACCCTCCCTCCAACACAGATGGGGCACACATTGCCACGGACCAGTTTCTACAGAAATCTTGCCAACATGCCCACAGTTGCCCGAAGGAAACGGGCAACAAAGACACAGATCATTTTGCAACAAACTGTGACTCAGAGAAGATCTGTGTAAGGTGTGGCGTTTTGTACAGAGAATCTCCCCAAAAGTGTTACAAACCCTGTCGTGCTGCGCCTGACAGCACCTCCACCTCCTCAGAAACTGGTTCCTGTGCCCAGTGCACCTGTGGTTtgaattttctctctgctggtcAGAGCACTCTAGCAAACAATCTTGGTATGGAAGATGCACCTTCAGACAGTACCAACATGAAGTACCAGAACACAAACAGAAGCACTTCAGGGACACACAGAAGCACTTCAGGGACgaacagcagcacttcagaCCTCCCTCCAGCATCTG GAAATGTGACTGGAAACAGTAACTCCACCTTTATTTCAAGTGGACAAGTAATGAATTTCAAGGGCGACATCATTGTTGTCTACCTTAGCCAAAACTCTCAGGAGGGGACGACGGCCTCCTCCGGGCTGAGCGAGGAGAACGTGGGCAGCCCGGTGCAGGAGGAGAACCTCAGCCGCTGCGAGACTTTCGCCGGCAATGCCCAGCACTACAAGGAGAAGTGTGCGGAGCTACAGGGCGCCCGTCTGGCCCCGGGGAGCGGGGGGCCACGGTGGCCTGGTGGATCCCTGGCCCAGGAATGGGGCCCGTCCTGTGGTGGACAAGCCTCCCAGCCCgtgcaggaggaagggaagctgGGACACTTCTCGGAGAAGGTGTTGAACTGA
- the TNFRSF11A gene encoding tumor necrosis factor receptor superfamily member 11A isoform X2 — protein sequence MLRGRKGRKRSSQLKCASLRCRGAGAWLEGSSFPSVAGKGATGGGRDAHPDMPVPSGCWLLLLCLAAAGKQLSLQITPPCESEQHYEYSGRCCRKCEPGKYLSARCTATSDSVCQPCGPNEYMDVWNEEDKCLLHKICDQGKALREVNPGNSTFQRQCACTMGYHWNEDCDCCQRNTMCAPGLGVKPPLQQDRDTMCIPCPKGYFSKVSSSTDECKSWTNCTALGMEESVPGTDKSDAVCKERKMPEPSEDGTNRILYVLIVILFFVTLIGIVVFIVYYKKKGKKLTDLQNWANEVCSQIKRTKELPRDALVTVNITNAPVPQTAEGTCLLVPSGSSVPGKSCCTSGHSPCRNESPSTEPCEAGEFSVVTETDDYQFPPVPTEDEYMDKDLNNTDYLSLLSQTASKTVSSFPEPVEAGENDSLNQYFSGIGSTEDVSVSQGFHPPSNTDGAHIATDQFLQKSCQHAHSCPKETGNKDTDHFATNCDSEKICVRCGVLYRESPQKCYKPCRAAPDSTSTSSETGSCAQCTCGLNFLSAGQSTLANNLGMEDAPSDSTNMKYQNTNRSTSGTHRSTSGTNSSTSDLPPASGNVTGNSNSTFISSGQVMNFKGDIIVVYLSQNSQEGTTASSGLSEENVGSPVQEENLSRCETFAGNAQHYKEKCAELQGARLAPGSGGPRWPGGSLAQEWGPSCGGQASQPVQEEGKLGHFSEKVLN from the exons ATG ctgagaggaaggaaaggaagaaagagaagtagTCAGCTCAAATGCGCCTCGCTGCGCTGCCGGGGCGCGGGGGCTTGGCTGGAAGGATCTAGTTTCCCTTCGGTGGCAGGAAAAGGAGCCACGGGAGGAGGCAGAGACGCACACCCAGACATGCCCGTCCCGTCAGGCTGCTGGCTTCTTCTCCTGTGCCTCGCTGCCGCTGGCAAACAG ctgtcaCTACAAATCACTCCACCGTGTGAGAGCGAACAACACTATGAGTACTCTGGACGGTGCTGCAGGAAGTGTGAGCCAG GGAAGTATTTGTCAGCTAGATGCACTGCTACTTCTGATAGTGTGTGCCAGCCGTGTGGCCCGAACGAGTATATGGATGTCTGGAATGAAGAAGATAAATGCTTACTACATAAAATATGTGATCAAG ggAAGGCCTTGAGAGAAGTGAACCCAGGGAACAGCACGTTCCAGCGGCAGTGTGCTTGTACGATGGGCTACCACTGGAACGAGGACTGCGACTGCTGCCAGCGAAATACCATGTGTGCTCCTGGACTTGGAGTCAAGCCTCCTC TGCAACAAGACAGGGACACAATGTGCATACCATGTCCCAAAGGCTACTTCTCTAAGGTCTCTTCATCCACCGACGAGTGTAAATCCTGGACCAA CTGTACAGCTCTAGGAATGGAGGAAAGTGTGCCTGGGACTGACAAGTCTGATGCAGTTTGTAAAGAACGGAAGATGCCTGAGCCATCAGAAGATG GAACAAACAGGATCTTGTACGTGTTGATTGTCATCTTGTTTTTCGTGACACTAATTGGCATTGTCGTCTTCATTGTATACTAcaagaagaaggggaagaagctGACAG ATCTACAGAACTGGGCTAATGAAGTGTGCAgccaaataaaaagaacaaag gaACTCCCCAGAGATGCACTTGTTACTGTGAACATCACAAATGCTCCTGTCCCCCAGACTGCTGAAGGCACATGTCTCCTGGTCCCCTCGGGCTCTTCTGTCCCTGGAAAATCGTGCTGCACCTCTGGTCACTCTCCTTGCAGGAATGagagccccagcacagagccttgTGAGGCAGGAGAGTTTTCTGTGGTAACCGAGACTGATGATTACCAATTCCCACCAGTTCCCACGGAAGACGAGTACATGGATAAGGATCTCAATAACACTGATTATTTATCTTTACTAAGCCAGACTGCCAGTAAAACGGTGTCATCATTTCCAGAACCAGTGGAGGCAGGGGAGAATGACAGCTTGAACCAGTACTTTTCAGGTATCGGGAGCACAGAGGATGTATCAGTCTCTCAAGGCTTTCACCCTCCCTCCAACACAGATGGGGCACACATTGCCACGGACCAGTTTCTACAGAAATCTTGCCAACATGCCCACAGTTGCCCGAAGGAAACGGGCAACAAAGACACAGATCATTTTGCAACAAACTGTGACTCAGAGAAGATCTGTGTAAGGTGTGGCGTTTTGTACAGAGAATCTCCCCAAAAGTGTTACAAACCCTGTCGTGCTGCGCCTGACAGCACCTCCACCTCCTCAGAAACTGGTTCCTGTGCCCAGTGCACCTGTGGTTtgaattttctctctgctggtcAGAGCACTCTAGCAAACAATCTTGGTATGGAAGATGCACCTTCAGACAGTACCAACATGAAGTACCAGAACACAAACAGAAGCACTTCAGGGACACACAGAAGCACTTCAGGGACgaacagcagcacttcagaCCTCCCTCCAGCATCTG GAAATGTGACTGGAAACAGTAACTCCACCTTTATTTCAAGTGGACAAGTAATGAATTTCAAGGGCGACATCATTGTTGTCTACCTTAGCCAAAACTCTCAGGAGGGGACGACGGCCTCCTCCGGGCTGAGCGAGGAGAACGTGGGCAGCCCGGTGCAGGAGGAGAACCTCAGCCGCTGCGAGACTTTCGCCGGCAATGCCCAGCACTACAAGGAGAAGTGTGCGGAGCTACAGGGCGCCCGTCTGGCCCCGGGGAGCGGGGGGCCACGGTGGCCTGGTGGATCCCTGGCCCAGGAATGGGGCCCGTCCTGTGGTGGACAAGCCTCCCAGCCCgtgcaggaggaagggaagctgGGACACTTCTCGGAGAAGGTGTTGAACTGA
- the TNFRSF11A gene encoding tumor necrosis factor receptor superfamily member 11A isoform X3, which yields MPVPSGCWLLLLCLAAAGKQLSLQITPPCESEQHYEYSGRCCRKCEPGKYLSARCTATSDSVCQPCGPNEYMDVWNEEDKCLLHKICDQGKALREVNPGNSTFQRQCACTMGYHWNEDCDCCQRNTMCAPGLGVKPPLQQDRDTMCIPCPKGYFSKVSSSTDECKSWTNCTALGMEESVPGTDKSDAVCKERKMPEPSEDGTNRILYVLIVILFFVTLIGIVVFIVYYKKKGKKLTADLQNWANEVCSQIKRTKELPRDALVTVNITNAPVPQTAEGTCLLVPSGSSVPGKSCCTSGHSPCRNESPSTEPCEAGEFSVVTETDDYQFPPVPTEDEYMDKDLNNTDYLSLLSQTASKTVSSFPEPVEAGENDSLNQYFSGIGSTEDVSVSQGFHPPSNTDGAHIATDQFLQKSCQHAHSCPKETGNKDTDHFATNCDSEKICVRCGVLYRESPQKCYKPCRAAPDSTSTSSETGSCAQCTCGLNFLSAGQSTLANNLGMEDAPSDSTNMKYQNTNRSTSGTHRSTSGTNSSTSDLPPASGNVTGNSNSTFISSGQVMNFKGDIIVVYLSQNSQEGTTASSGLSEENVGSPVQEENLSRCETFAGNAQHYKEKCAELQGARLAPGSGGPRWPGGSLAQEWGPSCGGQASQPVQEEGKLGHFSEKVLN from the exons ATGCCCGTCCCGTCAGGCTGCTGGCTTCTTCTCCTGTGCCTCGCTGCCGCTGGCAAACAG ctgtcaCTACAAATCACTCCACCGTGTGAGAGCGAACAACACTATGAGTACTCTGGACGGTGCTGCAGGAAGTGTGAGCCAG GGAAGTATTTGTCAGCTAGATGCACTGCTACTTCTGATAGTGTGTGCCAGCCGTGTGGCCCGAACGAGTATATGGATGTCTGGAATGAAGAAGATAAATGCTTACTACATAAAATATGTGATCAAG ggAAGGCCTTGAGAGAAGTGAACCCAGGGAACAGCACGTTCCAGCGGCAGTGTGCTTGTACGATGGGCTACCACTGGAACGAGGACTGCGACTGCTGCCAGCGAAATACCATGTGTGCTCCTGGACTTGGAGTCAAGCCTCCTC TGCAACAAGACAGGGACACAATGTGCATACCATGTCCCAAAGGCTACTTCTCTAAGGTCTCTTCATCCACCGACGAGTGTAAATCCTGGACCAA CTGTACAGCTCTAGGAATGGAGGAAAGTGTGCCTGGGACTGACAAGTCTGATGCAGTTTGTAAAGAACGGAAGATGCCTGAGCCATCAGAAGATG GAACAAACAGGATCTTGTACGTGTTGATTGTCATCTTGTTTTTCGTGACACTAATTGGCATTGTCGTCTTCATTGTATACTAcaagaagaaggggaagaagctGACAG CAGATCTACAGAACTGGGCTAATGAAGTGTGCAgccaaataaaaagaacaaag gaACTCCCCAGAGATGCACTTGTTACTGTGAACATCACAAATGCTCCTGTCCCCCAGACTGCTGAAGGCACATGTCTCCTGGTCCCCTCGGGCTCTTCTGTCCCTGGAAAATCGTGCTGCACCTCTGGTCACTCTCCTTGCAGGAATGagagccccagcacagagccttgTGAGGCAGGAGAGTTTTCTGTGGTAACCGAGACTGATGATTACCAATTCCCACCAGTTCCCACGGAAGACGAGTACATGGATAAGGATCTCAATAACACTGATTATTTATCTTTACTAAGCCAGACTGCCAGTAAAACGGTGTCATCATTTCCAGAACCAGTGGAGGCAGGGGAGAATGACAGCTTGAACCAGTACTTTTCAGGTATCGGGAGCACAGAGGATGTATCAGTCTCTCAAGGCTTTCACCCTCCCTCCAACACAGATGGGGCACACATTGCCACGGACCAGTTTCTACAGAAATCTTGCCAACATGCCCACAGTTGCCCGAAGGAAACGGGCAACAAAGACACAGATCATTTTGCAACAAACTGTGACTCAGAGAAGATCTGTGTAAGGTGTGGCGTTTTGTACAGAGAATCTCCCCAAAAGTGTTACAAACCCTGTCGTGCTGCGCCTGACAGCACCTCCACCTCCTCAGAAACTGGTTCCTGTGCCCAGTGCACCTGTGGTTtgaattttctctctgctggtcAGAGCACTCTAGCAAACAATCTTGGTATGGAAGATGCACCTTCAGACAGTACCAACATGAAGTACCAGAACACAAACAGAAGCACTTCAGGGACACACAGAAGCACTTCAGGGACgaacagcagcacttcagaCCTCCCTCCAGCATCTG GAAATGTGACTGGAAACAGTAACTCCACCTTTATTTCAAGTGGACAAGTAATGAATTTCAAGGGCGACATCATTGTTGTCTACCTTAGCCAAAACTCTCAGGAGGGGACGACGGCCTCCTCCGGGCTGAGCGAGGAGAACGTGGGCAGCCCGGTGCAGGAGGAGAACCTCAGCCGCTGCGAGACTTTCGCCGGCAATGCCCAGCACTACAAGGAGAAGTGTGCGGAGCTACAGGGCGCCCGTCTGGCCCCGGGGAGCGGGGGGCCACGGTGGCCTGGTGGATCCCTGGCCCAGGAATGGGGCCCGTCCTGTGGTGGACAAGCCTCCCAGCCCgtgcaggaggaagggaagctgGGACACTTCTCGGAGAAGGTGTTGAACTGA